The following proteins are co-located in the Streptococcus anginosus genome:
- the parC gene encoding DNA topoisomerase IV subunit A: MSNIQNMSLEDIMGERFGRYSKYIIQERALPDIRDGLKPVQRRILYSMNKDGNTFDKGYRKSAKSVGNIMGNFHPHGDSSIYDAMVRMSQDWKNREILVEMHGNNGSMDGDPPAAMRYTEARLSEIAGYLLQDIEKDTVPFAWNFDDTEKEPTVLPAAFPNLLVNGATGISAGYATDIPPHNLAEVIDAVVYMIDHPKAKVDKLMEFLPGPDFPTGAIVQGRDEIKKAYETGKGRVVVRSRTEIEKLKGGKEQIVVTEIPYDINKAVLVKKIDDVRVNNKVAGIAEVRDESDRDGLRIAIELKKDANTELILNYLFKYTDLQVNYNFNMVAIDNFTPRLVGIVPILTSYIAHRREIILARSRFDKAKAEKRLHIVEGLIRVISILDEVIALIRASENKADAKENLKVSYDFTEEQAEAIVTLQLYRLTNTDVVILEEEQAELREKIDMLSAIIGDERTMYNLMKRELREVKKKFGNPRLSELQDTANAIEIDTVSLIVEEETYVSVTRGGYLKRTSPRSFNSSTVDEVGKREDDRLIFVSSAKTTQHLLIFTNLGNVIYRPVHELADIRWKEIGEHLSQTITNFETNEEVLYTELVDNFDEGTYFAVTKLGQIKRVERKEFSPWRTYKSKSVKFAKLKNEDDQIITLSPIKLDDVMLVTKNGYALRFNIEEVPVVGAKAAGVKAINLKKDDVLAAAFIANTDSLYILTQRGALKRMAVADIPVTSRANRGLQVLRELKSKPHRIFQAGPVFGEQPAELDLFSSDHPTAEEEQILSIVSNKGTTYQVNLADLGLSERTSNGSFISDTISDEEVFSANIK; this comes from the coding sequence ATGAGTAACATTCAAAATATGTCCTTAGAGGACATCATGGGAGAGCGTTTTGGGCGCTACTCCAAATACATCATTCAAGAGCGGGCTTTGCCCGACATTCGTGACGGACTCAAGCCTGTGCAGCGTCGGATTCTTTATTCGATGAACAAGGACGGCAATACCTTTGACAAGGGCTACCGCAAGTCAGCAAAGTCTGTCGGAAATATCATGGGGAATTTCCACCCGCATGGTGACAGCTCTATCTACGACGCCATGGTGCGTATGTCTCAGGACTGGAAGAACCGTGAGATTTTAGTGGAAATGCACGGAAATAACGGTTCTATGGACGGCGATCCGCCAGCCGCTATGCGGTACACCGAGGCTCGCCTGTCTGAGATTGCGGGCTACTTGCTCCAAGACATCGAAAAGGACACCGTGCCTTTTGCTTGGAACTTTGACGATACGGAAAAAGAACCGACCGTATTGCCTGCTGCCTTTCCAAATCTTTTGGTAAATGGGGCAACGGGGATTTCTGCTGGGTATGCGACGGACATTCCGCCTCACAATCTGGCGGAAGTCATCGATGCGGTGGTGTATATGATTGACCACCCCAAAGCCAAGGTTGACAAACTCATGGAGTTTCTGCCGGGCCCTGACTTTCCAACGGGAGCTATTGTGCAAGGGCGTGATGAGATTAAGAAAGCCTATGAGACTGGAAAGGGGCGCGTTGTCGTGCGTTCTCGGACGGAGATTGAAAAGCTCAAAGGCGGCAAAGAGCAGATTGTTGTCACTGAAATTCCTTATGACATTAACAAAGCTGTTCTGGTCAAGAAGATTGATGACGTTCGGGTCAATAATAAGGTAGCTGGCATTGCAGAAGTGCGGGATGAGTCTGACCGTGACGGGCTTCGTATTGCTATTGAGCTGAAAAAGGATGCCAATACCGAGCTGATTTTGAATTATCTCTTTAAATATACGGATTTGCAGGTCAATTACAACTTTAACATGGTGGCTATTGACAATTTCACGCCGCGTTTGGTAGGGATCGTGCCGATTCTGACTAGTTACATCGCCCACCGAAGAGAGATTATTCTGGCGCGTAGTCGTTTTGACAAAGCGAAAGCAGAGAAGCGCCTGCATATCGTGGAAGGCTTGATTCGAGTGATTTCTATCTTGGATGAAGTGATTGCGCTCATTCGTGCGTCGGAAAATAAAGCTGACGCTAAGGAAAACCTCAAGGTCAGCTATGATTTCACCGAGGAGCAGGCAGAGGCTATCGTCACTCTCCAACTTTATCGCTTGACCAATACAGATGTGGTGATTTTGGAAGAAGAGCAGGCGGAATTACGTGAGAAAATTGATATGCTTTCTGCCATTATCGGCGATGAGCGGACCATGTACAATCTCATGAAGCGCGAACTCCGCGAGGTCAAAAAGAAATTTGGTAATCCTCGTCTTAGTGAATTGCAAGATACGGCTAATGCCATTGAGATTGATACGGTTAGTCTGATTGTGGAAGAAGAAACCTATGTCAGCGTCACTCGTGGCGGCTACCTCAAACGCACCAGTCCACGTTCTTTCAATTCATCAACGGTTGACGAGGTCGGCAAGCGCGAGGACGACCGTCTGATTTTTGTCAGCTCGGCGAAAACCACTCAGCACCTTTTGATTTTTACCAATCTTGGCAATGTCATCTATCGACCGGTCCATGAATTGGCAGACATTCGCTGGAAAGAAATCGGGGAGCACCTTAGCCAGACCATTACTAATTTTGAGACGAATGAAGAAGTACTTTATACAGAATTAGTTGATAATTTTGACGAAGGAACTTATTTTGCGGTAACAAAACTAGGACAAATCAAGCGAGTAGAGCGAAAAGAATTCAGTCCTTGGCGCACCTATAAGTCCAAGTCTGTTAAATTTGCTAAATTAAAAAATGAAGACGACCAAATTATCACACTTTCTCCAATCAAGTTAGATGATGTTATGCTAGTGACCAAGAACGGTTATGCCTTGCGGTTTAATATTGAAGAAGTGCCAGTTGTGGGTGCTAAAGCAGCAGGTGTCAAAGCTATCAATCTCAAAAAAGATGATGTCTTAGCAGCGGCTTTTATTGCCAATACTGATTCACTTTATATCTTGACCCAGCGCGGAGCGCTCAAGCGAATGGCAGTTGCAGATATTCCTGTGACGAGCCGAGCAAATCGTGGTTTGCAAGTGTTGCGCGAGCTGAAGTCCAAGCCACATCGTATTTTCCAAGCAGGTCCTGTCTTTGGAGAGCAACCTGCAGAACTAGACCTCTTTAGTTCAGATCATCCAACAGCAGAAGAAGAGCAGATTCTTTCTATTGTTTCTAACAAAGGAACGACTTACCAAGTGAATCTTGCTGACCTCGGTCTGTCTGAAAGAACCAGCAACGGTAGCTTTATCTCTGATACTATTTCTGATGAAGAAGTGTTCTCTGCGAATATTAAATAA
- a CDS encoding DUF2969 domain-containing protein, which translates to MSKKDKKIEIQLADSKVKIGTDQYEGYVLSIGKKVIGQIAELDGQFAIIKNENVDSFYKKLENAVEKLIETYNLSK; encoded by the coding sequence ATGAGTAAAAAAGATAAAAAGATTGAAATCCAATTGGCAGATAGCAAAGTTAAAATAGGAACTGACCAGTACGAAGGTTATGTTTTATCTATTGGTAAAAAAGTCATTGGTCAAATTGCTGAGTTAGACGGGCAATTTGCTATCATAAAAAATGAAAATGTTGATAGTTTTTATAAAAAACTTGAAAATGCCGTGGAAAAATTGATTGAAACCTATAATTTGAGTAAATAA
- a CDS encoding L-lactate dehydrogenase, with protein sequence MTLTKQHKKVILVGDGAVGSSYAFALVNQGIAQELGIVDIFKEKTEGDAEDLSHALAFTSPKKIYSAEYADAHDADLVVLTAGAPQKPGETRLQLVEKNLRINKDVVTKIVESGFNGIFLVAANPVDILTYSTWKFSGFPKERVIGSGTSLDSARFRQALAEKLDVDARSVHAYIMGEHGDSEFAVWSHANVAGVNLENYLQDVENFNAAELVDLFEGVRDAAYSIINKKGATFYGIAVALARITKAILDDENSVLPLSVFQEGQYPGVTDCYIGQPAIVGAHGIVRPVNIPLNDAEKQKMQASAKQLKDIINDAFSKEEFASAAKN encoded by the coding sequence ATGACTCTTACTAAACAACATAAAAAAGTCATCCTTGTCGGTGACGGTGCTGTAGGTTCTTCTTACGCATTTGCTCTTGTCAACCAAGGTATCGCTCAAGAACTTGGTATTGTTGATATTTTCAAAGAAAAGACGGAAGGGGATGCTGAAGACCTTAGCCATGCTCTTGCTTTCACTTCACCTAAGAAAATCTATTCAGCAGAATATGCTGATGCGCACGATGCAGATCTTGTCGTTTTGACTGCTGGTGCACCACAAAAACCAGGTGAAACTCGTCTTCAATTAGTTGAAAAAAACCTCCGCATCAATAAAGATGTTGTTACCAAAATTGTTGAGTCAGGATTTAACGGTATTTTCCTTGTGGCTGCTAACCCAGTTGATATCTTGACTTACTCAACTTGGAAATTCTCTGGATTCCCTAAAGAACGTGTCATTGGTTCAGGTACTTCTCTTGATTCAGCACGTTTCCGTCAAGCACTTGCTGAAAAATTAGATGTAGATGCTCGTTCTGTCCATGCTTACATCATGGGAGAACATGGTGATTCAGAATTCGCTGTTTGGTCACACGCCAACGTTGCAGGTGTCAACCTTGAAAATTATCTTCAAGACGTAGAAAACTTCAATGCTGCTGAATTAGTTGACTTGTTTGAAGGTGTCCGTGATGCTGCATACTCAATCATCAATAAAAAAGGTGCAACTTTCTATGGTATCGCAGTTGCCTTAGCTCGTATCACAAAAGCTATCCTTGATGACGAAAATTCAGTTCTTCCACTTTCAGTATTCCAAGAAGGTCAATATCCTGGCGTTACAGATTGTTACATTGGACAACCAGCTATTGTTGGCGCACATGGTATCGTACGTCCAGTAAATATCCCGTTGAATGACGCTGAAAAACAAAAAATGCAAGCTTCTGCTAAACAATTAAAAGACATCATCAATGATGCCTTCTCCAAAGAAGAATTTGCTTCAGCAGCTAAAAACTAA
- a CDS encoding aminoglycoside 6-adenylyltransferase, with product MRTESEMLDLILQTAKVLKVDAVAMSGSRTNPDAPKDEFQDYDVVYIVDNLDRLVADLAWLEQFGERIIEQHNVLAHRRLYLMLFEDGNRIDLTLCPKEHIKEWVDSEADFMVLDDPQGLFRPYTPTPKRYWTKPASADDFAKSCNEFWWVSAYVVKGIQRQQFVYAVDHLYGICQKELLKLLAWQVAANKGVIDVGKNYKYLFQYLPAEKEEEFATLLDFSNKESLIQSLLSTQQFFHKEAQAFSLKTGFPYDKETAEKMIQYTKEKLNLRK from the coding sequence ATGAGAACTGAAAGTGAAATGTTGGATTTGATTTTGCAAACTGCAAAAGTGCTAAAAGTCGATGCTGTTGCCATGTCCGGCTCACGGACAAATCCAGATGCTCCCAAGGACGAGTTTCAAGACTATGATGTGGTCTACATTGTGGATAATTTGGATAGACTGGTAGCTGACCTTGCTTGGTTGGAGCAGTTTGGGGAGCGCATTATTGAGCAGCATAATGTACTTGCGCATCGCCGGCTCTACTTGATGCTCTTTGAAGATGGTAATCGGATAGATTTGACCCTTTGCCCTAAGGAGCATATCAAAGAATGGGTGGATAGCGAAGCAGACTTTATGGTGTTGGACGACCCACAGGGACTTTTTCGACCCTATACCCCCACTCCCAAACGCTATTGGACAAAACCAGCAAGTGCGGATGATTTTGCAAAATCGTGCAATGAATTCTGGTGGGTTTCAGCCTACGTTGTCAAAGGCATTCAGAGACAACAATTTGTGTATGCGGTGGATCATCTCTATGGTATCTGTCAGAAAGAATTGCTCAAGCTTCTAGCTTGGCAAGTGGCAGCGAACAAGGGAGTGATTGATGTCGGCAAGAACTATAAGTATCTGTTTCAGTATTTGCCCGCGGAGAAGGAAGAAGAATTTGCCACTTTGCTTGATTTTTCCAACAAAGAAAGCCTCATCCAGTCTTTACTGTCTACGCAGCAATTTTTTCACAAAGAAGCTCAGGCTTTCTCTCTCAAGACTGGTTTTCCTTATGATAAAGAGACTGCAGAAAAAATGATTCAGTACACTAAAGAAAAACTGAATCTAAGAAAGTGA
- a CDS encoding branched-chain amino acid aminotransferase, which translates to MKKENVMSVNLDWENLGFSYMKLPYRYLAYYKNGQWEKGGLTEDATLHMSESSPCLHYGQQAFEGMKAYRTKDGSVQLFRPDQNAKRLQRTSDRLLMPQVPTDMFVDAVKQVVRANEEYVPPYGTGGTLYIRPLLLGVGDIIGVKPADEYIFTVFAMPVGNYFKGGLIPTNFIVSDKYDRAAPYGTGAAKVGGNYAASLLPGQMAHERKFSDVIYLDPATHTKIEEVGSANFFGITKDNEFVTPYSPSILPSITKYSLLYLAEHRLGLKAIEGDVPIDDLDRFAEAGACGTAAVISPIGGIQHGDDFHVFYSETEVGPVTRKLYNELTGIQFGDVEAPEGWIVKV; encoded by the coding sequence ATTAAAAAGGAGAATGTTATGTCAGTAAATCTTGATTGGGAAAATCTTGGCTTTTCCTATATGAAATTGCCTTATCGCTATCTTGCCTATTATAAAAATGGTCAGTGGGAAAAAGGAGGATTGACTGAAGATGCAACTCTGCACATGTCTGAATCTTCTCCTTGTCTTCATTATGGGCAACAAGCTTTTGAGGGAATGAAAGCCTATCGCACGAAAGACGGAAGTGTACAACTATTTCGTCCAGATCAAAACGCGAAACGTCTACAACGTACCTCAGACCGTCTCTTGATGCCGCAAGTTCCGACTGATATGTTTGTTGATGCTGTAAAGCAAGTGGTTCGTGCAAATGAAGAATACGTTCCGCCGTACGGAACGGGAGGAACCCTTTATATTCGTCCGCTATTGTTAGGTGTTGGTGACATCATCGGTGTTAAACCAGCAGATGAATACATTTTCACCGTGTTTGCCATGCCTGTTGGAAATTACTTTAAAGGGGGCTTGATTCCAACAAACTTTATCGTTTCTGACAAGTATGACCGTGCTGCTCCTTATGGAACAGGTGCTGCTAAAGTCGGCGGTAACTACGCAGCAAGCTTGCTTCCAGGACAAATGGCGCATGAAAGGAAATTCTCTGATGTCATTTATCTAGACCCAGCTACTCACACGAAGATTGAAGAAGTGGGATCTGCAAACTTCTTTGGAATTACCAAAGACAACGAATTTGTAACGCCGTACAGCCCATCTATCCTTCCTTCTATCACAAAATATTCTCTTCTATACCTAGCAGAACATCGTTTGGGCTTGAAAGCTATCGAAGGAGATGTGCCAATTGATGATTTGGATCGTTTTGCTGAAGCAGGGGCTTGCGGTACAGCAGCGGTCATCTCTCCAATTGGTGGTATTCAGCACGGTGACGATTTCCATGTCTTTTATAGTGAAACAGAAGTTGGACCTGTCACTCGAAAACTCTATAATGAATTAACCGGCATCCAATTTGGCGATGTTGAAGCACCAGAAGGTTGGATTGTAAAAGTTTAA
- the gyrA gene encoding DNA gyrase subunit A, which translates to MQDNNLVNVNLTSEMKTSFIDYAMSVIVARALPDVRDGLKPVHRRILYGMNELGVTPDKPHKKSARITGDVMGKYHPHGDSSIYEAMVRMAQWWSYRHMLVDGHGNFGSMDGDGPAAQRYTEARMSKISLEMLRDINKNTVDFADNYDSSEREPLVLPSRFPNLLVNGATGIAVGMATNIPPHNLGETIDAVKLVMDNPDVTTHDLMEVLPGPDFPTGALVMGKSGIHRAYETGKGSIVLRARTEIEETKSGRERIVVTEFPYMVNKTKVHEHIVRLVQEKRIDGITAVRDESNREGVRFIIEVKRDASAHVILNNLFKLTQMQTNFSFNMLAIQNGVPKILSLREILLAYIEHQKEVVTRRTVFDKEKAEARAHILAGLLIALDHIDEVIRIIRNSETDAEAQAELMARYELSERQSQAILDMRLRRLTGLERDKIQSEYDDLMKLIADLADILAKPERVVAIIKEELEEIKRKFSDERRTELMVGEVLALEDEDLIEEADVLITLSNKGYIKRLNQDEFTAQRRGGRGIQGTGVKDDDFVRELVSTSTHDRLLFFTNKGRVYRLKGYEIPEYGRTAKGLPIVNLLKLDEGETIQTIINVQAEHDNNSYLFFTTRYGVVKRTSVTEFANIRQNGLKALNLKDEDELINVFLTNGQADIIIGTKMGYAVRFNENQVRNMGRAATGVRGVNLRAGDHVVGASVISNDQEVLVITEKGYGKRTLASEYATKGRGGKGMKTANITEKNGPLAGLMAVNGDEDLMIITNTGVIIRTNVANISQTGRATLGVKVMRLDKGAQIVTFTSVAADSEKEEDEE; encoded by the coding sequence ATGCAGGATAATAATTTAGTAAATGTGAATTTAACGAGCGAAATGAAGACGAGTTTCATCGATTATGCCATGAGTGTCATTGTTGCTCGTGCTCTTCCGGATGTTCGAGACGGTTTAAAGCCTGTTCATCGTAGAATATTGTATGGGATGAATGAGCTGGGGGTGACTCCTGACAAACCACATAAGAAATCTGCTCGTATCACGGGTGATGTTATGGGTAAATATCACCCGCACGGAGATTCCTCTATCTATGAAGCTATGGTGCGGATGGCGCAATGGTGGTCTTACCGCCACATGTTAGTAGATGGTCACGGAAACTTTGGTTCTATGGACGGAGACGGTCCTGCGGCACAACGGTATACAGAAGCTCGGATGAGCAAAATATCGCTTGAAATGTTACGCGATATCAACAAAAATACAGTTGATTTTGCAGATAACTATGATAGCAGTGAGCGTGAGCCATTAGTTTTACCGTCACGTTTTCCTAATTTGCTGGTCAATGGGGCGACAGGTATTGCTGTGGGAATGGCAACAAACATTCCTCCTCACAATCTTGGTGAGACCATTGATGCTGTAAAATTAGTCATGGATAATCCAGATGTGACCACACATGACCTTATGGAAGTGTTGCCTGGTCCAGACTTCCCGACAGGCGCTTTGGTTATGGGGAAATCAGGCATTCATCGCGCTTATGAAACTGGGAAAGGTTCCATTGTTCTACGTGCTCGGACGGAAATCGAAGAAACAAAATCTGGTCGTGAACGAATTGTGGTTACTGAATTTCCGTATATGGTCAATAAAACCAAAGTTCACGAACATATTGTGCGGTTAGTCCAAGAAAAACGTATTGACGGCATTACAGCGGTTCGTGACGAATCTAACCGTGAAGGGGTTCGTTTTATCATTGAAGTGAAGCGGGATGCAAGTGCGCATGTTATTTTGAACAATTTATTCAAATTAACGCAAATGCAGACGAATTTTAGCTTCAATATGCTGGCGATTCAAAATGGAGTGCCAAAGATTCTGTCTTTACGCGAGATTTTGCTTGCTTATATTGAACACCAAAAAGAAGTGGTTACACGCCGGACAGTTTTTGATAAGGAAAAGGCGGAAGCTCGTGCACATATTTTAGCTGGTTTGCTGATTGCACTAGATCACATTGATGAAGTGATTCGCATCATCCGAAACAGCGAGACAGATGCAGAAGCGCAAGCAGAGTTGATGGCACGCTATGAATTATCCGAACGTCAAAGTCAGGCGATTCTGGATATGCGTCTTCGCCGTTTAACGGGATTGGAACGGGATAAGATTCAATCTGAATATGACGACTTGATGAAATTGATAGCAGATTTAGCAGATATTTTAGCTAAACCAGAACGAGTTGTTGCGATTATCAAGGAAGAATTAGAAGAGATTAAACGTAAGTTTTCTGACGAACGTCGTACAGAACTAATGGTTGGTGAAGTACTGGCTCTGGAAGATGAAGATCTCATCGAGGAAGCAGATGTTTTGATTACACTTTCCAATAAGGGTTACATCAAACGGTTGAACCAAGATGAATTCACTGCGCAAAGACGTGGTGGTCGTGGTATTCAAGGAACAGGTGTAAAGGATGACGATTTTGTCCGTGAATTAGTTTCTACCAGCACACATGATCGCTTACTCTTCTTTACCAATAAAGGTCGCGTTTATCGTTTGAAAGGCTATGAAATTCCTGAATACGGTCGTACAGCGAAAGGTTTGCCGATTGTTAATTTATTGAAATTGGACGAAGGCGAAACAATCCAAACGATTATCAACGTTCAAGCCGAGCATGATAATAATTCCTACCTTTTCTTTACAACGCGCTATGGTGTTGTGAAACGGACAAGCGTAACAGAGTTTGCTAATATTCGTCAAAACGGTCTGAAAGCTCTGAATTTAAAAGATGAGGATGAACTCATCAATGTCTTTTTGACAAATGGTCAAGCAGATATCATTATTGGAACAAAAATGGGTTATGCTGTACGTTTTAATGAAAACCAAGTCCGAAATATGGGACGGGCTGCAACCGGCGTGCGCGGAGTGAATTTGCGTGCGGGTGACCATGTTGTAGGAGCAAGTGTCATTTCGAATGATCAAGAAGTGTTAGTCATCACTGAAAAAGGATATGGCAAGCGTACTTTAGCTAGTGAATACGCTACGAAAGGACGTGGCGGAAAAGGGATGAAAACAGCTAATATTACTGAGAAAAATGGTCCATTAGCAGGTTTGATGGCTGTGAATGGTGATGAAGATTTGATGATTATCACAAATACAGGGGTCATTATTCGGACAAATGTTGCCAATATTTCTCAAACAGGACGTGCAACTTTGGGTGTTAAAGTAATGCGACTAGATAAGGGAGCGCAGATTGTCACTTTTACAAGCGTTGCAGCGGATAGCGAAAAAGAAGAGGATGAAGAATAA
- the rpsA gene encoding 30S ribosomal protein S1: MNEFEDLLNSVSQVEPGDVVTAEVLTVDANQANVAIAGTGVEGVLTLRELTNDREADINDLVKPGETLELLVLRQVVGKDTDTVTYLVSKKRLEARKAWDKLVGREEEVVTVKGTRAVKGGLSVEFEGLRGFIPASMLDTRFVRNTERFVGQEFEAKIKEVDPKENRFILSRREVVEEKAAAARAEVFSKLAVGDIVTGKVARITSFGAFIDLGGVDGLVHLTELSHERNVSPKSVVSVGDEIEVKVLDLNEEEGRVSLSLKATTPGPWDGVEQKLAAGDVIEGTVKRLTDFGAFVEVLPGIDGLVHISQISHKRVENPKDVLKVGQEVTVKVLDVNADAERVSLSIKALEERPAQEDSQKEKRQSRPRRQKRQEKRDFELPETQTGFSMADLFGDIEL; encoded by the coding sequence ATGAATGAATTTGAAGATTTGCTAAATAGTGTTAGCCAAGTTGAGCCAGGCGACGTCGTTACTGCTGAAGTATTGACTGTTGATGCGAACCAAGCTAATGTTGCAATCGCTGGAACTGGTGTAGAAGGTGTGTTGACCCTTCGTGAATTGACAAATGATCGTGAAGCTGACATTAACGATCTTGTAAAACCAGGTGAAACACTTGAATTGCTTGTTCTTCGTCAAGTAGTTGGTAAAGATACTGATACAGTTACTTACCTTGTATCTAAAAAACGTTTAGAAGCTCGCAAGGCATGGGACAAGTTGGTTGGACGTGAAGAAGAAGTTGTTACTGTAAAAGGTACTCGTGCTGTTAAAGGCGGTCTTTCAGTAGAATTTGAAGGACTTCGTGGATTTATCCCTGCTTCAATGCTAGATACTCGTTTCGTTCGTAACACTGAACGTTTTGTTGGCCAAGAATTTGAAGCAAAAATTAAAGAAGTGGATCCAAAAGAAAATCGTTTCATTCTTTCACGCCGTGAAGTAGTAGAAGAAAAAGCTGCAGCAGCACGTGCTGAAGTATTTAGCAAATTAGCTGTTGGTGACATCGTGACTGGTAAAGTTGCACGTATCACAAGCTTTGGTGCTTTTATTGACCTTGGTGGTGTTGACGGACTTGTTCACTTAACTGAATTGTCACACGAACGCAATGTTTCACCAAAATCTGTTGTATCAGTTGGCGATGAAATTGAAGTAAAAGTTCTTGATTTGAACGAAGAAGAAGGACGCGTATCACTTTCTCTTAAAGCTACAACGCCTGGACCATGGGACGGTGTTGAACAAAAATTAGCTGCTGGTGATGTGATTGAAGGTACAGTTAAACGTTTGACAGATTTCGGTGCTTTTGTTGAAGTATTGCCAGGTATTGACGGACTTGTCCATATTTCACAAATTTCACACAAGCGTGTTGAAAATCCAAAAGATGTGCTTAAAGTTGGTCAAGAAGTAACCGTAAAAGTTCTTGATGTAAATGCTGATGCAGAACGCGTATCGCTTTCTATCAAAGCTCTTGAAGAACGTCCGGCTCAAGAAGACAGCCAAAAAGAAAAACGTCAATCACGTCCTCGTCGTCAAAAACGCCAAGAAAAACGTGACTTTGAACTTCCAGAAACTCAAACTGGATTCTCAATGGCTGACTTGTTTGGTGACATTGAATTATAA
- a CDS encoding NUDIX hydrolase → MPVKLIAHALIEKDGKYLLIKRSKIKRGSPNMYPEYWDIPGGSVEEDELPREGAVREAMEEVNQKVQLSSILHEDSCYDNTKGIVFTRLVYKAKLLEYREIKLDLEEHTAFRWIRALPDMKDEKIVPYLKDILK, encoded by the coding sequence ATGCCTGTGAAATTGATTGCTCATGCTCTAATTGAAAAAGATGGAAAATATTTGCTTATTAAACGAAGTAAAATAAAACGTGGTTCTCCAAACATGTATCCCGAATATTGGGATATTCCAGGAGGTAGCGTGGAAGAAGACGAATTGCCAAGAGAAGGAGCTGTGCGTGAAGCAATGGAAGAAGTCAACCAAAAGGTACAATTAAGTTCGATTCTTCATGAGGATAGCTGTTATGATAATACAAAGGGCATTGTTTTTACGCGTCTAGTGTATAAGGCGAAATTGCTGGAATATAGAGAGATTAAACTTGATTTGGAAGAGCATACAGCGTTTCGCTGGATTCGGGCGCTGCCAGATATGAAGGATGAAAAGATTGTTCCTTATTTAAAAGATATATTGAAATAA